A portion of the Ferrovum sp. JA12 genome contains these proteins:
- the moeA gene encoding molybdopterin molybdotransferase MoeA, whose product MTNNTSLPAINNTDDYDPNSLSVDQARSIIHRYLNPIRRIEEIAVYDSLERITAEDLIAPLSVPSSDYSAMDGYAFHSGELRNHDVTLRVVGSVFAGHPFQDKVPPGCAVRIMTGAVIPESLDTVVMQELVVREEEIIRFSSHGITAGQNIRRRGEDIREGAIAIPRGTRITPAHMGLMASLGMVNLRVYEPLKVAFFSTGDELVGVGQPLQNGQLYDSNRYSLKGLLTSLRVEARDFGVVRDDPQALKQVFHEASLWADVIISSGGVSVGDADFIKNLMAQLGQVVFWKLAMKPGRPLAYGKIKNSHFFGLPGNPVAVMVTFYQFVQHALASLAGQEIRESVPKVRYPLAGQIKKIPGRMEFQRGTVFQNSAGQWQVKTTGNQSSGVLSSMTEANCFIVLPMDSGSVNDGEWVEVELFQGIL is encoded by the coding sequence ATGACTAACAACACCTCTCTACCCGCCATCAATAATACCGACGACTATGATCCCAACTCCTTGAGTGTGGATCAAGCCCGCAGTATTATTCATCGCTATTTAAATCCCATCCGACGCATTGAAGAGATTGCGGTCTATGATTCCTTAGAACGGATCACCGCTGAGGATTTAATCGCTCCCCTGAGTGTTCCCTCCAGTGATTACTCCGCCATGGATGGTTATGCTTTTCACAGCGGCGAATTACGCAACCATGATGTCACCTTACGAGTGGTAGGGAGTGTTTTTGCCGGCCATCCCTTTCAGGACAAGGTGCCCCCTGGATGCGCTGTGCGCATCATGACCGGAGCTGTTATTCCAGAATCTCTCGATACGGTCGTCATGCAGGAGCTGGTGGTGCGCGAAGAGGAGATAATTCGTTTTTCCAGTCACGGCATTACCGCCGGTCAAAATATTCGGCGACGAGGTGAGGATATCAGGGAGGGCGCCATCGCCATTCCTCGAGGCACCCGAATCACCCCTGCCCACATGGGACTCATGGCCTCTCTAGGCATGGTGAACCTTAGAGTCTATGAGCCACTTAAGGTAGCCTTCTTCTCCACAGGTGATGAACTGGTTGGCGTAGGGCAGCCCTTACAAAATGGCCAACTATACGACAGTAACCGCTACAGCCTAAAGGGGTTATTAACCTCACTCAGGGTAGAGGCAAGAGACTTTGGTGTCGTGCGAGATGATCCCCAAGCCTTAAAGCAAGTGTTTCATGAGGCGAGTCTATGGGCTGATGTGATTATTAGTAGTGGTGGCGTGTCGGTGGGTGATGCGGATTTCATTAAAAATCTCATGGCCCAGTTAGGTCAAGTGGTGTTTTGGAAGTTGGCCATGAAACCCGGTCGGCCCCTGGCCTATGGCAAAATAAAAAACAGTCACTTTTTTGGACTACCAGGCAATCCGGTGGCGGTGATGGTAACCTTTTATCAGTTTGTGCAGCACGCCCTAGCCTCTCTTGCCGGGCAAGAAATAAGAGAGAGCGTGCCCAAGGTGCGCTATCCCTTAGCAGGGCAAATCAAAAAAATACCTGGGCGCATGGAATTTCAACGTGGCACAGTGTTTCAAAATAGCGCTGGGCAATGGCAGGTAAAAACCACTGGCAATCAAAGTTCTGGCGTATTAAGCTCCATGACTGAGGCAAATTGCTTTATTGTGCTCCCCATGGACAGTGGCTCGGTCAATGACGGAGAGTGGGTCGAGGTTGAGTTATTTCAGGGTATTCTCTAA
- the mobA gene encoding molybdenum cofactor guanylyltransferase MobA, which translates to MNITGCVLSGGQGSRMSGEDKGLVLFQERPLIAHVLDRLKPQVQQIIINANRNLERYRAWGYPVVEDEVDLYSGPLAGIERGLAMATTPWVAFVPCDSPFIPLNLIERLFETLIAQQSQCAYVVSAEGPQPVFCLLNKELHDDLLASLNAGHKKLIAWLHKHSYSEVFFDHNEFFINLNTQAQLEQYSHD; encoded by the coding sequence ATGAACATAACAGGTTGCGTTCTCTCGGGTGGACAAGGCTCAAGAATGAGTGGGGAGGATAAGGGTTTAGTGCTGTTTCAAGAGCGTCCCCTCATCGCTCATGTATTGGATAGATTAAAGCCCCAGGTGCAGCAAATTATCATTAACGCTAACCGCAATCTAGAGCGCTACCGGGCATGGGGTTACCCAGTTGTTGAGGATGAAGTTGATCTCTACTCAGGACCCTTAGCTGGTATAGAGAGGGGGTTGGCAATGGCTACTACACCTTGGGTAGCCTTTGTGCCTTGCGACTCTCCTTTTATCCCCTTGAACCTCATTGAGCGGTTGTTTGAAACCTTGATAGCGCAACAGAGTCAATGCGCCTATGTGGTCAGCGCTGAGGGTCCGCAACCCGTGTTTTGTCTACTCAACAAAGAACTCCATGACGATCTCTTAGCAAGCTTAAACGCGGGTCACAAAAAATTAATCGCTTGGTTACACAAGCATTCTTACAGTGAAGTATTTTTTGATCATAATGAGTTTTTTATCAATCTTAACACCCAAGCCCAATTAGAGCAGTATAGCCATGACTAA
- the moaA gene encoding GTP 3',8-cyclase MoaA, with protein sequence MNDNRLAFKLVDQLERPLRDLRISVTDRCNFRCSYCMPRAVFGQNYPYLPRPDILSFEEIARVGQVFSTLGVRKIRLTGGEPLLRKNLEQLISQLSLLPNVETALTTNASLLAKKAYALKEAGLNRLTVSLDALDNATFQLMSDADFDVEDVLQGIEEAHRVGFENIKVNCVIKRGVNDHALEDLTRYFKGTAITVRFIEYMDVGSTNNWHAKEVVPAKEMKETIERMFPLKDGEQSYPGEVAKSYRYEDDSGKVGFITSVTQPFCGDCTRIRLSTDGKLYSCLFATTGFDLRQQLRSGASDQALSTMIIALWQKRSDRYSELRQIASGEKKKIEMSYIGG encoded by the coding sequence ATGAATGATAACCGTTTAGCCTTTAAATTAGTGGACCAATTAGAGCGGCCCCTAAGAGATCTGCGTATTTCAGTAACCGACCGCTGTAATTTTCGTTGTAGCTACTGTATGCCGCGCGCCGTATTTGGTCAAAATTACCCCTACCTTCCGCGCCCTGACATTCTGAGCTTTGAGGAGATTGCCCGCGTCGGTCAAGTGTTTAGCACGTTGGGTGTTAGAAAAATCCGCTTAACCGGTGGAGAACCTTTACTCAGAAAAAACCTCGAACAACTGATTAGTCAATTATCTCTGTTACCTAACGTGGAAACCGCTCTCACTACTAATGCATCATTGCTCGCCAAAAAAGCCTATGCCTTAAAGGAAGCGGGGCTCAATCGGCTGACCGTCAGCCTTGATGCGCTCGATAACGCCACTTTTCAATTAATGAGTGACGCTGACTTTGATGTGGAAGATGTGCTTCAGGGCATTGAAGAGGCTCATAGGGTGGGTTTTGAGAACATTAAAGTGAATTGTGTGATTAAACGTGGCGTTAACGATCATGCGCTAGAAGATTTAACGCGCTATTTCAAAGGCACCGCCATCACGGTACGTTTTATTGAATACATGGACGTGGGTTCCACCAACAACTGGCACGCCAAAGAAGTGGTTCCTGCAAAAGAGATGAAGGAGACCATAGAGCGCATGTTTCCCCTTAAAGATGGGGAGCAAAGCTATCCTGGAGAAGTGGCAAAAAGTTATCGCTATGAGGATGACAGCGGCAAAGTGGGGTTCATCACCTCGGTCACCCAACCCTTCTGTGGCGATTGCACCAGAATTCGTTTGTCTACGGACGGTAAACTCTATAGCTGTTTGTTTGCTACCACAGGCTTTGATCTGCGCCAACAACTCCGCAGTGGGGCGAGTGATCAGGCTCTGTCAACGATGATTATTGCTTTGTGGCAAAAACGATCCGATCGCTATTCCGAGCTCAGGCAAATCGCTAGCGGAGAAAAGAAAAAAATTGAAATGTCCTACATTGGTGGCTAG
- a CDS encoding long-chain-fatty-acid--CoA ligase, with protein sequence MFGLMMHSPLLISSLIEHAAKHHADTPIVSKEADGTMYRSNWREVHERSQLLARALIKHGIQPGDRVATLAWNTHRHVEAYYAISGIGAICHTINPRLFKEQISLIINHAEDKLIFIEKQFMPLMEELKLNNEALSLVVMDQDSSVLSSRYNTLNYEQLLKAVEPGAWSWPQLKENDASSLCYTSGTTGMPKGVLYSHRSTVLHAFAVALPDSLGLSARDSVLPVVPLFHANAWGIPYAAAMVGAKLVLPGHELGGAHLATLLKQEEVTVTAGVPTVWQGLINHLQHTQESLSHLERLGVGGAQCPLPIIQFFEQRGVRVMPGWGMTETSPVVTLMQPKYSQHQMSDEERLQWLTKSGRILYGADMKIVDEGGQELPQDGKAVGELYVRGHWVCQAYYQNDQSPLKAGWLATGDMATIDQAGFMQITDRAKDMIKSGGEWISSLTLEQIASTFNGVAEAAVIAAQHEYWGERPLLFIVPQAGVDIDTEQLLNHLQQHVAKWWVPDRVLMVKELPHTATGKLNKLSLRKTWGDELKKNPLNS encoded by the coding sequence ATGTTTGGCCTGATGATGCATTCACCCCTATTAATCAGTTCGTTAATTGAGCACGCAGCCAAACACCACGCTGATACACCTATTGTGTCCAAGGAAGCGGATGGCACGATGTATCGCAGCAATTGGCGGGAAGTACACGAGCGTAGCCAATTATTAGCCAGAGCCTTAATCAAGCACGGGATACAACCAGGCGATAGAGTAGCCACCTTAGCCTGGAATACCCATCGCCATGTTGAGGCCTACTATGCCATCTCAGGCATAGGAGCAATATGTCATACCATTAACCCCAGACTCTTTAAGGAACAAATTAGTTTAATTATCAACCACGCCGAGGATAAACTGATTTTCATTGAAAAGCAGTTTATGCCGCTGATGGAGGAGTTAAAGCTCAATAACGAAGCCCTTAGCCTCGTGGTGATGGATCAGGATAGCTCTGTTTTATCAAGTCGCTATAACACCTTAAATTATGAACAATTACTGAAGGCCGTGGAGCCTGGTGCTTGGTCATGGCCACAGCTAAAAGAGAATGATGCCTCCAGTTTGTGCTATACCTCAGGCACCACTGGTATGCCAAAGGGCGTGTTGTATTCCCATCGCTCCACGGTGCTGCATGCCTTTGCCGTGGCGTTGCCTGATTCTTTAGGGTTGTCAGCGCGCGATAGCGTATTACCCGTGGTGCCTCTTTTTCATGCCAACGCATGGGGGATACCCTATGCTGCTGCCATGGTGGGCGCTAAACTGGTGTTGCCAGGACATGAGTTAGGAGGAGCTCATTTAGCTACGCTGTTAAAGCAAGAGGAGGTCACTGTCACCGCGGGAGTACCCACAGTGTGGCAGGGGTTAATCAATCACTTGCAGCACACTCAGGAGAGCCTATCCCATTTAGAGCGCCTCGGTGTGGGTGGTGCACAATGCCCATTACCCATTATTCAATTTTTTGAACAAAGAGGGGTACGTGTTATGCCAGGTTGGGGCATGACAGAAACGAGCCCTGTGGTCACCTTGATGCAACCTAAATATTCTCAACACCAGATGAGTGATGAAGAGAGACTACAATGGTTAACCAAATCAGGGCGGATTCTCTATGGCGCGGACATGAAGATAGTCGATGAGGGAGGCCAAGAGTTGCCTCAGGATGGCAAGGCGGTGGGTGAGCTGTATGTACGGGGGCATTGGGTGTGTCAGGCTTACTATCAGAACGATCAGTCACCTCTTAAAGCGGGATGGCTCGCTACCGGTGACATGGCCACCATTGATCAGGCTGGGTTTATGCAGATCACTGACCGTGCTAAGGATATGATTAAAAGTGGCGGAGAATGGATAAGCTCCCTCACTCTGGAGCAAATCGCCTCCACTTTTAATGGTGTGGCCGAGGCGGCAGTGATCGCTGCTCAGCATGAGTATTGGGGAGAGCGCCCCTTGCTCTTTATTGTGCCGCAGGCGGGGGTGGACATTGATACCGAGCAGCTCCTGAATCATCTTCAACAGCATGTCGCTAAATGGTGGGTTCCCGATCGAGTATTGATGGTGAAGGAACTGCCCCATACGGCCACTGGCAAACTAAATAAATTAAGCTTACGCAAGACATGGGGGGATGAACTTAAAAAAAATCCCCTTAATTCTTAG